CCGCCGACCACCGCGACCGTGGTGTCCACGTCGAGCTTGCCGGTGGCGAAGTAGTCGAGGAAGAACAGCGGCTCGGCGCCCTGCACCAGCACGTCGTTGACGCACATGCCGACCAGGTCGATGCCGATGGTGTCGTGGCGGTTCAACTGCTGGGCCAGCTTGAGCTTGGTGCCGACGCCGTCGGTGCCGGAGACCAGCACCGGCTCGCGGTACTTGCCCGACAGGTCGAAC
This window of the Salifodinibacter halophilus genome carries:
- a CDS encoding phosphoribosylformylglycinamidine cyclo-ligase (catalyzes the formation of 1-(5-phosphoribosyl)-5-aminoimidazole from 2-(formamido)-N1-(5-phosphoribosyl)acetamidine and ATP in purine biosynthesis); amino-acid sequence: FDLSGKYREPVLVSGTDGVGTKLKLAQQLNRHDTIGIDLVGMCVNDVLVQGAEPLFFLDYFATGKLDVDTTVAVVGG